A genomic window from Vanessa atalanta chromosome 7, ilVanAtal1.2, whole genome shotgun sequence includes:
- the LOC125065239 gene encoding phosphatidylinositol-glycan biosynthesis class F protein translates to MFSLNNHLELRRVTISSLVTCIYLPSIVTVISYKGLLYSVGNASSLYVLVLIFVAELIKSFYLNSNNDLQVKKKASKSRVGDIVKSIVFLLGVKFCFFIGIILFGAPVLEYHEETLILSSLLTLLTVFPLIAHTGVELAVQLLFGVKTFSRDTIIAMLVNNALLTVCGAWLGAVVIPLDWNTPWQQWPIPCYLGAIGGYLLSNVLTVTKVTLMSAANKHPFLGIFVNMMNRLHISK, encoded by the coding sequence ATGTTTTCATTGAATAATCACTTAGAATTGAGACGAGTGACTATATCCAGTTTAGTAACGTGCATTTATTTACCAAGTATTGTCACCGTCATTTCGTATAAAGGATTATTATACTCAGTGGGAAATGCCTCTTCGCTCTATGTTTTAGTGCTTATATTCGTCGcggaattaataaaatcattttaccTGAACTCTAATAATGATCTTCAAGTCAAGAAAAAAGCGAGCAAAAGTCGAGTCGGTGATATTGTTAAATCAATTGTTTTTCTACTGGGAGTAAAGTTTTGCTTTTTTATCGGAATTATATTATTCGGAGCACCGGTGTTAGAATACCATGAAGAAACATTAATCTTATCGAGTTTATTAACTCTACTAACAGTATTTCCCCTGATCGCCCATACTGGGGTGGAACTAGCAGTACAATTATTGTTTGGTGTGAAAACCTTCTCCCGGGACACTATCATAGCCATGTTAGTGAACAACGCATTGTTGACAGTATGCGGGGCGTGGCTCGGCGCAGTCGTTATTCCCTTGGACTGGAACACGCCCTGGCAACAGTGGCCAATACCATGTTATCTTGGAGCAATCGGTGGCTATCTGCTATCTAATGTTCTCACTGTGACTAAAGTTACGTTGATGTCAGCGGCCAATAAGCATCCATTCCTTGGCATATTTGTGAATATGATGAACAGACTTCATAtttctaagtaa